The following nucleotide sequence is from Apium graveolens cultivar Ventura chromosome 4, ASM990537v1, whole genome shotgun sequence.
CAAAGCGTCAAAAAATTGTTCCTGATGACCAGTCTTTTGTCCTCAAATACCTGGGCGTATCCTCAGTTGGTGACTTTTCCGAGGACGAAGTGAGAGGTTGGACCTTCAGGACTGAGCAACAAACAGAGGAGGCTATGGTCAGGGCTGCAGCCGAGCTTCACCTGCATGCCAGGGAGAGTGCCAATATGGCTACAAGGCTTAGGGCGCGTCTTGCTTCTACCGACACTGCAAGAAGCCAGGCTGAAGACAAGGTCAAATCCCTGGAGAGATACATTACCCTGCTTGTCCAAGAAAAAGATGCTGAGATCAAACGTCTGGAGGGGGAGAGGACGCGTCTAGAGACGGAAAAAGCTGTGTTGGAAGGCAGTGTCTCCTCAATAGAGAAGCAAATGGACAGTGTCATTGCACTGAATTCCACTATGCAGCTGGAGCTTGACACCCTAAATGATGATAGGCTGCATGGATGGACAGAGGAGAAGAAGCTAGTTTACCAACACGGCTTCCAGGCTGGATTTAAAGAATGGTGCTCTGGGTTCATTGCCAACGACCCAGAATATACATTTTCAAAGTTTGATGCAGATACCCAGATATGGGTAAATGATTTCAGGGTCAGGGCCGCAGACTCCATCAAGAACAAAAGGATTTTTCTGGGCTTAGAGGAAGAGGACGCGTCCCCTGATCCTGCTCCACTTCAGACTCAGCCTCCCCCTGCGGAAGACCAAGATAAGCCACAGGACGCGCCTCCTGCTTAGGACGCATCCTTTATCTTTTGTGTACTTGAACTATTTTAAGGGTGCGGGCCCCTTGAAGCCTTGCAAGTTGTAGTATCTATTTTTAAACTTCATTCGCCTGCACTTTTTATAAAAACCTCTTTGCCTTATCCATGCATATTTTTACTTAAGCATTCTATTTTGCCATTCACATGGACGCGACTTATTTTGACTATCACAAGTCAAGCAAATAACCGTCTTGGGCGCGTCCTCCTTGACTGGACGCGTCTTTTAGTTCTTTAATGGATATTTTTGTTTGCAAAAGCATATGAGCATGGCACCATGTTATACCTGCGTATTTAATCAAGGCACAAGGTACAATTGGGCGCGTCTTATGGTCTTGATGCGCCTCACCTTTGATCCAAAACTCATCCTCCTTCAGGTTAGCATTCGCATAAAACCATCAATCAGGACGCGTCCTATAGTTAGGACGCATCATACAACCAAGTAATCAAAGCAAATAActttttgaaaaaatttcaaagattttatttataatgtgctctggtgtcaaaagtgcaccagtcccatggctactatgctctatgGGGAGATAAATTCTAACAAATGACCCTTCAACTAGTTccaaggtaagtagtacatgcactacccccctaggctaggaggaatttatttaattctatCCTATAATCCGGGCATAACCCAAAATAATAAAAGAGATACGTAAGGGGCCAAAACCGCGCCTTACTGctaatactttcggagatgttccgcattccaagctcgcggaaccagcttttcttccatatcttcaaggtgataagtccccttCCACAGGATGGACTTTATTTtatacggtccttcccaattagctccaaacactccatgttgggggttctttgtattgggcatcactttcctaagtaccaaatctcccaccttcagcaattgtccttttaccttcttgttataataccttgcggCGCGTTGCTGATACGCCGCTAGCCTTAGCTGAGAATTTTCCCTCGTCTCCTCTAAGAGATctaaatgaagcctttgattaacctcaGCATCTTCTTTCCTGTAACAATCTCTGCGAAGTGATCCCGATCCAAATTCCACAGGGACCATAGCTTGGTAGCCGTAAGTCAGCATAAACGGCGTTTCTCCCATAGTAGATCGTGGCgtagtgttgtatgaccacatcaccTTCGGGAGTTCTTCAGGTCAATTCCCTTTGCGTTCCTCCAGTTTGGTtttgagggtatgctttattattttgttaacaGCTTTTGTCTGtccattgctttgaggatgatagaccgctGCAAACTCCTTCTTGATTTTCAACTTCTCACATAGTTGTCgcaactccttgctatcaaactgctttccattgtcggagacaagcttgtaagggattccaaacctaCATACGATGGAGTTAAAAACAAAATCTTtgattttctttgcggtgatagtagccagtggcatagcttccacccatttagtaaagtaatcgacCGCAACCACTGCATATTTGACGTCTCCTTTAGCTTTCGGCAATTCTCCGATAAGATCAATTCCCCATATGGCGAACGGCCACGGGCTTGGCATAGGCGTCAAGAGTGTCACCGGCATAGATGAGTAGTTTGCAaagcgctggcagcgatcacatgtCTTGACAAAATTTGTAGCATCTTCTTTCATTGTGGGCCAATAATATCCCTGGCGCAAAACTTTCATTGCCAACGAGCtacccccgagtgattgccaaagattccttcatgtacttctcttaggatgtaatttccttcttcttcttcaacacaCCTAAGCAGAGGTTGGTTGAACCCTCTCTTGTATAGGACTTCATCGTATATCACATATCTTGCAGCCTGATAGCGGAGTCGGCGAGCCTTAAACTTATCCTCGGGGAGTATTCCCTTGCGAATGTAAGCTagaatgggcgtcatccatgtttccttgggagcTTCATCCACTTACATAGTTTCTatctctgggatactaggaaCCTCCTGGATTTCAAGGGGGATGGATCCTAACAACACAGCCTCTTGTTGCGACCCCATTTTTGCCAGAGCATCCGCATTACTGTTCTTCTCCCGCGGAACACATTCCAATCTAACTTCTTTGAACATTCCAATCAGGCGCTGTGTACATCTCAAGTATATTTCTGTTCGCGGGCTTCGTGCTTGAAATCCCCCGTTCACCTGATTCACTACCAACTCTGAGTCACTTCTTGCAATTAAATTTCGCACCCCCATTTCCAAAGCGATTTTCAGGCCATTAATCAGCGCTTCATACTCCATATCATTATTGgttgcataaaacttgaaatgaattgcGCTCATCAGATGGTGGCCTTCTGGAGACACAAGTACTATACCCGCACCTACTCCTCCATTGTTAACCgccccatccacatgcaagatccaccaaggaTGTGGAAACTCCTCCAAAGACTCCTCGGCATGAGGTGGATGTAACATTACCAAAGCTTTATCATCAAtttcagaatcaaattccaacaagaaatcGGCTAAGGCTTGCCCTTTTATCGCTGTTCGGGGCGcatattccaaatcaaactgtcccaactTCACAGCCCATTTCAGTATTCTGCCTGATGACTCTGATTTATGCAAGACCTATCGCAGCGGGTACACTGTACGAACTTCAATTTTATGGGCCTGAAAATACGGCCGCAATTTTTTTGATGCAAGAATCAGGGCGTAGATCAGTTTCTCCATGCTTGTGTAGCGAGTTTCAGCGTCGTGTAACCGCTTGCTCACGTAGTACACTGGTGATTGCTGCCCATCTTCCTCTCTTACCAGAACTGCACTGATCGAATATTTAGACACTGCGAGGTACATTATTAGAGTTTCCCCATCCAACGGCTTTGACAACATGGGAGGGTTTCCCAGttgctccttgattcttttgaaagcctcttcccattctgacgtccatacaaagtctttTCCTGCTAATTTAAGTGCCTTGAAAAATTCCTTGCATCTATCGGATGACTTGGAAACAAATCGATTTAACGCGGCGATTCTCCCAGTCAAACTCTGCACCTGTTTCACATTGGTGGGTAACTTCATATCCATTAATGCCTTGATCTttgcggggttggcctcaattcccctgtgGTTGACAATGAACCCGAGAAACTTTCCCGACTCCATGCCGAACACACACTTTTGCGGATTTAATTTCATACGAAACCTCCTTAGAATGTTAAACATCTCCACCAACTGCTTGATGTGGTCACTCGCCACCTCAGACTTTACcagcatatcatccacatacacttccatagTTCTCCCGATTTGATCcttgaacatcatgtttaccaaCCGCTGGTAGGTTACGCCAGCATTAATCAAACCAAACGACATTCCTATGTAACAGTATAACCCCCTATCCGTAATAaaggatgtatgttcttgatcggggccatacatcggaatttgattgtaaccggagtatgcatccataaaactcaacAACGCATGCCCCACCGtcgcgtcaaccaactgatcCATTCTTGGCAGCGGGAAGTTGTCCTTTGGACAGGCCTTATTGAGATCTGTGAAATCCATacatgtcctccacttcccattcggtttcttcaccagtactggatttgcaagccattcggggtagaacgattctttgatcaaccccacctccaacaaccggtctacttcttcttttaatgctatCGCCCTTTCTCCACTTACTGGGCGGCATTTCTGATGTATGCCCTTGCAATTCGGGAGGATATTCAAACGGTGACACATTACTTCTGGGTCGGTTCCTATCAtatctgaatgactccatgcgaagaCATCAAGATTTGCAATTAAAAAACGGGTAAGAATTCCTCTCATCTCATCATCCAACTGGGCGCGTCCTCGTTtagaggagcatcaacctcaatttcattcaagggcgcgtccttctttcgaggagcatccaccttgaaGTTATTCCCGAGACCTTGCAAAATCTCACCTCTTCCTTCCAACTTTTCCCCGTTAACCTCTTTCTGTATGATCGCCTCTGTATGGTTCACCACCACTTCTTCCACGCTACGGATCTTTGAAACACGTCCCCGCGTCAAAAAAGAGTTCCCAGAGATGTAGGTTTCTTCCTTTTCGGGGCCTTCAACAAAATAGTGGGCATGGATCTCTCCACTTGGTTTTGTATGAATATCTTCTACATCCTCAAATGGGAGACCTTTCCCTTCATACCTTCTACGGAATTCCTTGacagccttgtgatagcagtcgCGTGACTCATACTGTGACCTTCTCAGACTACCAACTTCGTTTGGTAttgggaactttatcatcaagtggTGTATCGAGGTTATTGTTAGGGCGGTaacacacgctaataatacacgcaagtatacataTTCGcgagtaatatagaatactttctagttcgttcccacagagactcagactaattattgtttaattaaactcacgcaccaatgtatgattacttctcaatgttaaaacactaacacttagaattgttgactgAATATTAACTACAACTAATTACTTAGTTtatcacttaaataacacttcaattaacaatattaaaacactcatgagatcacaacttcattactacttccttcaatagttattgttattacctttagccTGTGACAGTAataatattaatcgaataacacgaaactgataaaagccaactttcattatactcataccattctaccaagcatccacaattaagatagaagttgaataggcatcaattatgttgagttcctatatgtctacagaaattgacaacacaacgatttaagcacaagttattccttttgattacacagggcgaataaaactgttagagttacccactgatcatgcacatcatacatgaacctatgctagcatggcaagttctaaatctcaagatccaccgtcgcttcacaagagattaacaccctatcttatatgttcgcgacgcacataagacgaatacgcacaaccaatactagatatcatacagtcatcacatactaaagtattaaacaattaactaaagaattctatagtaaatccgttgcgaccccatgatcacgattagcccataatagcatttatcgtcatcatgggttcatttgaaatcatgataaaaaaacacaagaaaataacaactaaactaattatattaaatcagagtacgtcacaagagtaattaagttcaaacaaagaaaactagcatccaacgttacaacgaaataagaatcacaagaaaatatgcttcctcttcgttgttgtgtgctaaaacggtcttcttccttatctccttcgctccttgttTAATAACACGATCCAAcctcgtgaaaacgtctctaaatctacttatataatagtcccataaaactcagattacatagaagtggaagccaaacagaagtagaagtcctaaaataatttatcttttttcccgaccctgcgcggccgctcagcatagctgagcgggcgctcagctttctgcgcggccgctcagcatagctgagcgggcgctaaggaccctactggaaaaatcctgagtttgatccgtttcttcgccgtaatctgcccctaTCTTTCCTCttgcaatggtgaacacatgccaaggcttattcttgatgattactcctccgaaatgcaactaataccctgaaatgcataaacactagaaaaacgcatcaaatacacaaaatacttgatttcaaggcaccaatttaagccattttaagatgttctaagtggtataaaatgccacttatcacacccccaagcttaaattgatgcttgtcctcaagcatcacagattcaaaaacaaataaaaacatgcatgaatgcaatctatatgaaatacagcgatcccccttactacgaacaaaccaaccaattcacaacatctcaacaaatgcagttaggcgactaaagattaataaactcatgcaaacgaacatagagccagaaacgtggtgtgtgcagatgcttaacagatatgcttcggaactagaccagttattatgactcaactatcattaaggcaatcacatgattatacaaagaataaaaaaaattctaggcacaaagtgacataaaacactacaagaattctggagcttattacggaatcatgctttttataCACAAtaacaatgcttatttgaccgtgcatTGAGTGacgtccacaaaagacttatacaatggtatccatgtagcgagcgttaggttagcggatcccagaccctaaaagccttaggtcactaggcacaaagtcccctaagaacttaataactcgaataccaaagagcccactcgtgatcaattatgcataaacacaacaatttttttttcttttttcttttttttctctttttttttccttttttttcaaaatttttgagcaagtgtgtttcgctccatcttgctcaaccctagactactcgcataacatgcgagccggctactagccatttgacgcctagccacaactagcaacaaattccatttttactccattttttttctttttcatgcctttaccactaagaacctattatcaaattctaagcataataaatagattaacctcgaaaataaccagatcataacaacaatctagcccttaagcattctctaagacttagtgaaaatacaagtgcttctagcatgcatatcaacctacacgactcaatatcactttaatgctatcactacactcgcatcaatatcacaaatcagtcgataaatcatcgcaaaagggatcatggtatatgcatgagctatatgatatgacaaacaaataaagctatataaaaaaaactatatggcaaaaattatgcaactatatgaactaactatcatgaatatgcagctatatgacacacacaaaatattccttaactaccacccccaaacttaaaacttcactgtccccagtgaaggtagtagaaaggaacacagggtatacctactcggagtcatcatcatcatcaccctcagtgggtggagtatcaggcggcgggtatgcagagtcctcaccaaaaactggccactggatatcagctccaaggccccaaaaagcagtccctaacgcaagggtgagctcctgagcaaacctgttatgtgtctcatacatggcatccatccgccgtgaaagcctgctatactgggcatcagccatctcAGCAtcctcctgagctctcgaagaaccagcctcatcatgcTTAGGCctcgccatagtagcacctcgtgctggacgccctcctggaagatgataacccagcccatgctcctcgggctcaccaccggtccactcctgcatcccattcagagtcccagaataAATCGGAGCGGCCGGCAACTACAACTACTCATGagacggccagttcactcccactgctcggcaaagcttcgtgaccgtggatgcataagggatattcatgtgcttagctcccctcaaaaacttcagaattccttggtagataaactcaccaaggtccacatagtactcctcattaagaattccccacaacaactgtgctgTCTCAACtatgacctcatgtgcatgtgaagaaggcagaatattagcgcaaataaatgcattccatgcacgggcatacctgttcatagcgatcgccgggaagtgacgatactcattagtgccggtcttgaaggtccaaactgtgcccggcctacagagagtagcacaaatcaagtCCAAGTaaaaatcctcagcagtcttctcattccagttctcctcctcgggcttcctctctcgctgcacaatcacacggtgaatcgccgctgggtgataatcaaccgtcaaccctcggaccacagaaaatcCATTCTTCCCGGCCTTCgtgttcgcatagaactcgcgaaccacgctcatcggcactgcttcgggcgactcacaaaaagctatccaccccttctctgcaatcatagatagcaactcaccatccctccccgacggtaaaaaccctctctccttcagaatcggcttccccaaaagcctagtgtactcctcctccgcagctctgtcattcaactgaggccttgcagcagtaccccacgatgaatcagcagtagggactgtgctgctgctatcaatagttcgtgttctcttgggtgccattgaatcttgaataatagtgtttaagaactgagtttttatgtttgggagagagtttgagtgtagaaagTTTGTGGGGGATGTGTAggatagttgtatgtatatatagggtgtggattaggtTAAAATTATATAAAGAGTGGGGTTGAAGGATGAAATCATGGGGTATTAGGAAAAGAagtcgtgggtttatgggctgtgtttgggttttttaattttctgatttgtttggtttttttctgaacttaaaaaaaaattctggcagttgacccctgagcggtcgctcagcagagctgagcgggcgcttagggggtcactggaaaaaaaaaattcagtcccgtttttctaatttttttgtatttttggataggttattaacttctaagggttcatgtaacaacaattcatgggttgcctcccacgcagtgcttctttttcgtcattagcttgacgttacgtacctttctcaagtagtcaataaaatggcactaaccacttctcggtttgccatgtccctatagtagtgcttcaaacgctgaccattaaccttgaacgcttggtccggatcattcttaaaaatttccactgctccatgtggaaacacagttttgacaataaaagatCCAGACCACCTtaatttcaacttcccaggaaaaagtcggagacgggagttgaataagagaacttgttgccctggcacgaataacttaggatgtagcttcctatcgtgccacctcttaaccttttccttgtacattttgttattctcgtacgcttgaagtcggaattcatcaagttcattaagctgaagcattctcttctttccagctgcatctaaatccaggttcaactttttcaacgcccagtaggccttatgctcaagctccgcaggtaaatgacatcccttaccgtacaccaactgaaaaggggacataccaagtggagttttgtatgctgttctgtatGCCCAAATAGCTttatcgagctttaaagaccaatccttccttgacggacaaacaaccttctctataatgcgcttgatctctctgttagatacttccgcttgaccatttgtttgcggatgataggcagtagcaactcgatgattcacattataatgctgcatcatagaagtgaacttacggttgcagaaatgcgacccttcatcacttatgattacccgaggtgttccaaaccttgtgaaaatctgcttatgaagaaaattcagcactgcctttgcatcatttgtcggtagagctttgacttctacccattttgagacataatcgactgccagcaagatgtactgattattgcagaatgagacaaaaggccccatgaaatcgattccccaaacatcatagacctcgacttcaagcatcacatttaacgacatctcatcttttctcgtcaaatttcccactctttggcaacgatcacaccttaaaacaaactgatgagcatccttaaacaaagtaggccagaaaaaacctgcttgcagaatacgagctgccgtcttctcaccaccatagtgtccaccataaactgtggagtggcagtctcgtagtatcccctccgtctcacagaacaggatacatctcctgatgatctggtcagctccctgtctaaacaaatatggttcatcccacatataccacttcacctcatgcagaaacttcttcttttgagctgaggtcaaattaggaggcattatattgctgacaagatagtttataatatctgcaaaccatggctcttcctcctgaactgcgaacaactgctcatccggaaaagattcattgatcaatgtcttatcttgtgaagtagactcgggattctccaacctagagagatggtcatctacttgattctcagtaccttttcgatccttgatctctaactcaaattcctgaagtaagagcaaccaacgaatgagtctcggcttcgaatccttcttggaaactaaatagcgaatggccgcatgat
It contains:
- the LOC141719388 gene encoding uncharacterized protein LOC141719388 — encoded protein: MSFGLINAGVTYQRLVNMMFKDQIGRTMEVYVDDMLVKSEVASDHIKQLVEMFNILRRFRMKLNPQKCVFGMESGKFLGFIVNHRGIEANPAKIKALMDMKLPTNVKQVQSLTGRIAALNRFVSKSSDRCKEFFKALKLAGKDFCSSGKRGRWAAITSVLREQAVLHKSESSGRILKWAVKLGQFDLEYAPRTAIKGQALADFLLEFDSEIDDKALVMLHPPHAEESLEEFPHPWWILHVDGAVNNGGVGAGIVLVSPEGHHLMSAIHFKFYATNNDMEYEALINGLKIALEMGVRNLIARSDSELVVNQVNGGFQARSPRTEIYLRCTQRLIGMFKEVRLECVPREKNSNADALAKMGSQQEAVLLGSIPLEIQEVPSIPEIETM